In a genomic window of Streptomyces sp. SJL17-4:
- a CDS encoding Ig-like domain-containing protein, which translates to MGCTAPDGGGGIDISLPGKARAPGDVIRVSPEDGSRGLPAEGPVEVKVDSGRLERVTVVQVEDGRRTRVAGEISADGLRWRPRPETRLALAAKYSVDAVALDAHGRRSARHTTFTTVVPESRFIGYFKPENRSTVGTGMIVSFGFNMPIENRAAVERAIRITSVPPVEVVGHWFGKERLDFRPAAYWQPGTEVTVELGLRDVEGAPGVYGIQRKTVGFTVGRSQVSTVDAAAHTMEVRRDGDVLATVPITAGAPKTTTYNGKMVVTELYDVTRMNGATVGFGGEYDIKDVPHAIRLTDSGTFLHGNYWAAPSTFGSANVSHGCIGLRDDKGGSAESPAGWFFERTLIGDVVEVVNSRDRKVAPDNGLGGWNMEWNRWKAGSALG; encoded by the coding sequence GTGGGCTGCACGGCGCCGGACGGCGGAGGCGGGATCGACATCAGCCTGCCGGGCAAGGCACGGGCCCCCGGCGACGTCATCCGGGTCAGCCCGGAGGACGGCAGCCGGGGGCTGCCGGCCGAGGGCCCGGTCGAGGTGAAGGTGGACAGCGGGCGACTCGAACGGGTGACCGTCGTCCAGGTGGAGGACGGCAGACGGACCCGGGTCGCCGGGGAGATCTCCGCCGACGGACTGCGCTGGCGGCCCCGGCCGGAGACCCGCCTCGCGCTGGCCGCGAAGTACAGTGTGGACGCCGTCGCGCTCGACGCGCACGGCCGCCGCTCCGCCCGGCACACCACCTTCACCACCGTGGTGCCCGAGAGCCGCTTCATCGGCTACTTCAAGCCGGAGAACCGTTCCACTGTCGGCACCGGCATGATCGTTTCCTTCGGCTTCAACATGCCGATCGAGAACCGCGCGGCGGTCGAGCGGGCCATCCGGATCACCTCCGTGCCGCCGGTGGAGGTCGTCGGCCACTGGTTCGGCAAGGAGCGGCTCGACTTCCGCCCCGCCGCGTACTGGCAGCCGGGCACCGAGGTCACCGTCGAACTCGGCCTGCGGGACGTCGAGGGAGCACCCGGCGTGTACGGCATCCAGCGCAAGACCGTCGGCTTCACCGTCGGCCGCTCCCAGGTCTCCACGGTCGACGCCGCCGCCCACACCATGGAGGTCAGGCGGGACGGTGACGTCCTCGCCACCGTGCCGATCACCGCGGGAGCGCCGAAGACCACCACGTACAACGGGAAGATGGTCGTCACCGAGCTGTACGACGTGACCCGGATGAACGGGGCCACGGTCGGCTTCGGCGGCGAGTACGACATCAAGGACGTGCCGCACGCCATCCGTCTCACCGACTCGGGCACCTTCCTGCACGGCAACTACTGGGCCGCGCCGAGCACCTTCGGCTCCGCCAACGTCAGCCACGGCTGCATCGGCCTCCGGGACGACAAGGGCGGCAGCGCCGAGTCCCCGGCGGGCTGGTTCTTCGAGCGGACCCTCATCGGCGACGTGGTGGAAGTGGTCAACTCCCGTGACCGAAAGGTCGCTCCCGACAACGGCCTCGGAGGCTGGAACATGGAGTGGAACCGGTGGAAGGCCGGCTCCGCACTGGGCTGA
- the glgX gene encoding glycogen debranching protein GlgX: MPLGARCRVGPDGVTGTNFALWAGGAEAVELCLFDPDGTETRLPLTELTHEIWHGFVPGIGAGQRYGYRVHGRWDPWTGARWNPAKLLLDPYARAVDGDFALPAEVYGHVRDWPQQHVADTVRDERDSAPYVPKGVVVQDDDDWSDDRRPKTPWQDSVIYELHVKGFTRLHPGIPERLRGTYAGLAHPAAIEHLVGLGVTAVELLPVHQFAHEDHLLRRGLRNHWGYNSIGYFAPHAGYSSSGTTGQQVGEFKRMVRALHAAGIEVILDVVYNHTAEAGELGPTLSLKGIDNRGYYRLQSDARRYTDYTGCGNTLHVVQPQVLRLITDSLRYWVTEMGVDGFRFDLAAALARSMHDVDMLSPFLAVIAQDPVLRRVKLIAEPWDVGNGGYQVGAFPPLWTEWNDRYRDAVRDFWRGALPDVRDLGYRLSGSSDLYAWGGRRPYASVNFVTAHDGFTLRDLVTYERKHNEANGEGNRDGTHDNRSWNCGVEGETDDPGINGLRLRQQRNLLTTLLLSTGVPMLVAGDEMGRTQGGNNNAYCQDNATGWVDWTLPDDPGRAQLLALTRRLLALRHDHPVLRRRAFFSGRPQGADGLRDLAWFTAEGTEMTEPDWYAPTATLGLYLSGRDIPGRDERGEQITDDSFLAVLHAGPRPLDFRLPGAPWAETYELVVDTSREDQSAPPGTLHRGGDTLVVGARSMVLLRVGG, encoded by the coding sequence ATGCCGCTCGGCGCCCGCTGCCGGGTCGGCCCCGACGGGGTGACCGGCACCAACTTCGCCCTGTGGGCGGGCGGGGCGGAGGCGGTCGAGCTGTGCCTCTTCGACCCGGACGGGACGGAGACGCGGCTGCCGCTGACGGAGCTGACGCACGAGATCTGGCACGGCTTCGTGCCGGGGATCGGGGCCGGGCAGCGGTACGGCTACCGGGTGCACGGCCGCTGGGACCCGTGGACGGGGGCCCGCTGGAACCCGGCGAAGCTGCTCCTCGACCCGTACGCGCGGGCCGTCGACGGCGACTTCGCGCTGCCCGCGGAGGTGTACGGACACGTCCGGGACTGGCCGCAGCAGCATGTCGCCGACACCGTCCGCGACGAGCGGGACTCGGCGCCGTACGTCCCGAAGGGCGTCGTCGTCCAGGACGACGACGACTGGTCCGACGACCGCAGGCCCAAGACGCCCTGGCAGGACTCGGTCATCTACGAGCTGCACGTGAAGGGCTTCACCCGGCTCCACCCGGGCATCCCCGAGCGGCTGCGGGGCACGTACGCGGGTCTGGCGCACCCGGCGGCGATCGAGCACCTCGTGGGCCTCGGGGTGACGGCGGTGGAACTGCTCCCGGTGCACCAGTTCGCGCACGAGGACCACCTCCTCCGGCGGGGTCTGCGCAACCACTGGGGCTACAACTCGATCGGCTACTTCGCCCCGCACGCCGGATACTCCTCCTCGGGGACGACCGGACAGCAGGTCGGCGAGTTCAAGCGGATGGTGCGGGCGCTGCACGCGGCCGGGATCGAGGTCATCCTCGACGTCGTCTACAACCACACGGCGGAGGCCGGCGAGCTCGGCCCCACACTCTCCCTGAAGGGCATCGACAACCGCGGCTACTACCGCCTCCAGTCCGACGCCCGCCGCTACACGGACTACACGGGCTGCGGCAACACCCTGCACGTCGTGCAACCGCAGGTCCTGCGGCTCATCACCGACAGCCTCCGCTACTGGGTCACGGAGATGGGCGTCGACGGCTTCCGCTTCGACCTGGCGGCCGCCCTGGCCCGCTCGATGCACGACGTCGACATGCTCTCCCCGTTCCTCGCGGTCATCGCCCAGGACCCGGTGCTCCGCCGGGTCAAGCTCATCGCCGAACCCTGGGACGTGGGCAACGGCGGCTACCAGGTCGGGGCCTTCCCTCCGCTGTGGACGGAGTGGAACGACCGCTACCGGGACGCCGTACGGGACTTCTGGCGCGGCGCGCTGCCCGACGTACGGGACCTCGGCTACCGGCTGTCCGGCTCCAGCGACCTGTACGCCTGGGGCGGACGCCGGCCGTACGCCTCCGTCAACTTCGTCACCGCGCACGACGGCTTCACCCTGCGGGACCTCGTCACGTACGAGCGCAAGCACAACGAGGCCAACGGCGAGGGCAACCGCGACGGCACCCACGACAACCGCTCCTGGAACTGCGGGGTGGAGGGCGAGACCGACGACCCCGGCATCAACGGCCTCCGGCTCCGCCAGCAGCGCAACCTCCTCACCACCCTGCTCCTCTCCACCGGCGTCCCCATGCTGGTCGCCGGCGACGAGATGGGCCGCACCCAGGGCGGCAACAACAACGCCTACTGCCAGGACAACGCCACCGGCTGGGTCGACTGGACCCTGCCCGACGACCCCGGCCGGGCCCAGCTCCTCGCCCTGACCCGCAGGCTGCTCGCCCTCCGCCACGACCACCCGGTCCTGCGCCGCCGCGCCTTCTTCTCCGGCCGCCCCCAGGGCGCGGACGGGCTGCGGGACCTGGCCTGGTTCACCGCGGAGGGCACCGAGATGACGGAACCCGACTGGTACGCGCCCACGGCCACGCTCGGCCTCTATCTGTCGGGCCGCGACATACCGGGCCGGGACGAGCGCGGCGAGCAGATCACCGACGACAGCTTCCTCGCCGTCCTCCACGCGGGCCCGCGCCCCCTGGACTTCCGCCTCCCCGGCGCACCGTGGGCGGAGACGTACGAGCTGGTCGTCGACACGTCCCGCGAGGACCAGTCGGCCCCACCGGGCACCCTCCACCGCGGCGGCGACACGCTGGTCGTGGGAGCCCGCTCGATGGTCCTGCTCCGGGTCGGGGGGTGA
- a CDS encoding response regulator transcription factor: MSEITLLIVDDHPVVRDGLRGMFTAAASGFRVLGEASDGHEAVELALRLDPDVVLMDLRMPGGNGVDAIAELTRRGARVLVLTTYDTDTDTLPAIEAGATGYLLKDAPREELFGAVRAAADGRTVLSPAVATRLVTAVRTPAAPAAVTALSAREGEILALVAKGTANRAIAAELFISEATVKTHLTHIYGKLGVNDRASAVAAGYDRGILGRS, translated from the coding sequence ATGAGCGAGATCACCCTGCTGATCGTCGACGATCACCCCGTCGTACGGGACGGCCTGCGCGGCATGTTCACCGCGGCCGCCTCCGGATTCCGCGTCCTCGGCGAGGCCTCCGACGGCCACGAGGCCGTCGAACTCGCCCTGCGGCTCGACCCGGACGTCGTCCTCATGGACCTGCGCATGCCCGGCGGCAACGGCGTCGACGCCATCGCCGAGCTCACCCGGCGCGGCGCCCGGGTCCTCGTCCTCACCACGTACGACACGGACACCGACACGCTCCCGGCGATCGAGGCGGGCGCCACCGGCTACCTCCTCAAGGACGCCCCGCGTGAGGAGCTGTTCGGGGCCGTGCGGGCCGCCGCCGACGGCCGGACCGTCCTCTCCCCGGCCGTCGCCACCCGCCTCGTCACCGCCGTCCGCACGCCCGCCGCCCCGGCCGCCGTCACCGCGCTCTCCGCCCGCGAGGGCGAGATCCTGGCCCTTGTCGCCAAGGGCACCGCCAACCGGGCCATCGCCGCCGAGCTCTTCATCAGCGAGGCCACCGTGAAGACCCATCTCACGCACATCTACGGCAAGTTGGGGGTCAACGACCGGGCGTCCGCCGTCGCCGCCGGATACGACCGGGGGATCCTGGGCCGCTCGTGA
- a CDS encoding sensor histidine kinase: protein MPTTVEERWRQFIRWGPFGLLGIAVVIAGASADLLMDRTETVTAGVLVAAVLLLHVAWDRRCSRVVAAAGWGPERPGTGPVLVPGAPGPASVTFFVLRTALAFALSWLNPFFAIYACAGYFDAVHLLPHRLTRAGLLVTAVTMAGSQSGGLPPASLVHWLAFGGLFALNACLVMAFAHLGTKETEKAAERAATIAELARANERLERALAENATLQAQLLLQAREAGIADERRRLAAEIHDTIAQGLTGVITQLQAAHALPDRAGADVHLRRAADLARHSLGEARRSVRNLSPVALAHDTLDDALRRTVADWAEHSGVDTRFTVTGTVRPPHDEVAATLLRIAQEALSNAARHAGATRAGVTLSYMGDEITLDVRDDGRGFDPLALPERGSTGGGFGLDGMRARAERLAGSVTVETALGEGTAISARVPWAAP from the coding sequence GTGCCCACCACCGTCGAGGAGCGCTGGCGCCAGTTCATCCGCTGGGGGCCGTTCGGACTGCTCGGCATCGCCGTCGTGATCGCCGGGGCCTCGGCCGACCTGCTCATGGACCGTACGGAGACGGTGACGGCCGGCGTCCTGGTGGCGGCGGTGCTCCTCCTCCACGTGGCGTGGGACCGCCGGTGCTCCAGGGTGGTCGCGGCCGCCGGGTGGGGGCCCGAACGGCCGGGGACCGGACCCGTGCTGGTGCCGGGGGCGCCGGGGCCGGCCTCCGTCACCTTCTTCGTCCTCCGTACCGCCCTCGCCTTCGCGCTCAGCTGGCTCAACCCGTTCTTCGCGATCTACGCCTGCGCCGGCTACTTCGACGCCGTCCACCTGCTGCCCCACCGCCTCACCCGGGCCGGGCTCCTCGTCACCGCCGTCACCATGGCCGGTTCCCAGTCCGGCGGTCTGCCGCCCGCCTCCCTCGTGCACTGGCTCGCCTTCGGCGGGCTGTTCGCCCTGAACGCCTGCCTCGTCATGGCCTTCGCCCACCTCGGCACGAAGGAGACGGAGAAGGCCGCCGAGCGCGCCGCGACCATCGCGGAACTCGCCCGCGCCAACGAGCGCCTCGAACGGGCCCTCGCCGAGAACGCCACCCTCCAGGCCCAGCTCCTCCTCCAGGCCCGCGAGGCCGGGATCGCCGACGAGCGGCGCCGGCTCGCCGCCGAGATCCACGACACCATCGCCCAGGGCCTCACCGGGGTCATCACCCAGCTCCAGGCCGCCCACGCCCTCCCCGACCGGGCCGGCGCCGACGTCCACCTGCGGCGGGCCGCCGACCTCGCCCGGCACAGCCTCGGCGAGGCCCGCCGCTCGGTGCGGAACCTGAGCCCGGTCGCCCTGGCCCACGACACCCTCGACGACGCCCTGCGCAGGACGGTCGCCGACTGGGCCGAGCACAGCGGCGTCGACACCCGGTTCACGGTCACCGGCACCGTGCGGCCGCCGCACGACGAGGTCGCCGCCACCCTGCTGCGGATCGCCCAGGAGGCCCTGTCGAACGCCGCACGCCACGCGGGGGCGACCCGGGCGGGCGTCACCCTCTCCTACATGGGTGACGAGATCACCCTCGACGTACGGGACGACGGCCGGGGCTTCGACCCGCTCGCCCTCCCCGAACGCGGCTCCACGGGCGGCGGGTTCGGACTCGACGGCATGCGGGCCCGGGCCGAGCGCCTCGCCGGCTCCGTCACGGTCGAGACCGCCCTCGGCGAAGGCACCGCGATCTCCGCTCGCGTACCGTGGGCCGCACCATGA
- a CDS encoding ABC transporter permease, which yields MSTTSPAAAVLRTEVRLFTREPGTLFWVMASPTVLIVILGLIPSFREASEDLGGRRVIDLYVPVSVLFALIMAAVQAMPAVLAGYRERGVLRRMSTTPVRPAALLTAQIVLYAAATLVSAVLVITVGRLAFGVGLPGNLAGYVLALLLTVAAGLALGATVCAVSRTQSIAYAVGSAVAFPAMFTAGVWVPVQAMPDTLQRIVGLTPFGAASEALDSAVRGGWPGWAALGVLALWTTVLTAASVRWFRWE from the coding sequence ATGAGTACGACCAGCCCTGCCGCCGCCGTCCTGCGGACCGAGGTCCGCCTCTTCACCCGCGAACCCGGCACCCTGTTCTGGGTGATGGCCTCGCCGACCGTGCTGATCGTGATCCTCGGTCTGATCCCCTCCTTCCGGGAGGCGTCCGAGGACCTCGGCGGGCGACGCGTCATCGACCTCTACGTCCCCGTCTCCGTTCTCTTCGCCCTCATCATGGCCGCGGTCCAGGCCATGCCCGCGGTCCTCGCCGGCTACCGGGAACGCGGCGTGCTGCGCCGAATGTCCACCACCCCGGTCCGGCCCGCGGCGCTGCTCACCGCCCAGATCGTGCTGTACGCCGCGGCCACCCTGGTCTCCGCGGTGCTGGTGATCACGGTGGGGCGGCTCGCCTTCGGCGTCGGCCTGCCGGGCAACCTCGCGGGGTACGTCCTCGCCCTGCTCCTCACCGTGGCGGCCGGTCTGGCCCTCGGCGCCACCGTGTGCGCGGTCTCCCGGACCCAGAGCATCGCCTACGCCGTCGGCTCGGCCGTCGCGTTCCCCGCGATGTTCACGGCCGGAGTCTGGGTGCCTGTCCAGGCCATGCCCGATACGCTGCAGCGGATCGTCGGACTCACCCCGTTCGGCGCCGCATCCGAGGCCCTCGACTCGGCCGTGAGGGGCGGCTGGCCCGGCTGGGCCGCGCTCGGGGTACTGGCCCTGTGGACGACCGTGCTGACCGCCGCGTCGGTGCGCTGGTTCCGCTGGGAGTGA
- a CDS encoding ABC transporter ATP-binding protein has translation MTVIEVRGLHKSYGGRKVVDGVTFEVGEGEVFGILGPNGAGKTTTVECVAGLRTPDEGRVQVCGYDPASRRSELTRVLGVQLQESELQAKLTVREALDLYASFYERPADRQALAERLGLLPHLRSRFGKLSGGLKQRLLIALALIGDPRIVVLDELTTGLDPRARREVWELVESIRDDGVTVLLVTHFMEEAQRLCDRIAVLDQGRIAALDTPEGLIGRAAAAKVISFAADTALDAEALRALPGAASVATADGRTVVSGTEETVAAFVSLLARRGVTAGQLRVADATLDDAYLDLTGAELR, from the coding sequence ATGACAGTGATCGAGGTGCGGGGACTGCACAAGTCGTACGGCGGCCGGAAGGTCGTCGACGGGGTGACGTTCGAGGTCGGTGAGGGCGAGGTCTTCGGGATCCTCGGGCCCAACGGCGCCGGCAAGACCACCACGGTGGAGTGCGTGGCGGGGTTGCGGACCCCCGACGAGGGCCGGGTGCAGGTCTGCGGGTACGACCCCGCGAGCCGGCGCTCCGAACTCACCCGGGTGCTCGGCGTCCAGCTCCAGGAGAGCGAGCTCCAGGCCAAACTGACCGTCCGGGAGGCGCTCGACCTGTACGCCTCCTTCTACGAGCGGCCTGCCGACCGGCAGGCCCTCGCCGAGCGGCTCGGGCTGCTGCCGCATCTGAGGAGCCGGTTCGGGAAGTTGTCGGGCGGCCTGAAGCAGCGGCTCCTCATCGCCCTCGCGCTGATCGGCGACCCGCGGATCGTCGTCCTCGACGAACTCACCACCGGCCTCGACCCACGAGCCCGCCGGGAGGTCTGGGAGCTCGTCGAGTCCATCCGGGACGACGGGGTGACGGTGCTGCTCGTCACCCACTTCATGGAGGAGGCGCAGCGTCTCTGCGACCGGATCGCCGTCCTCGACCAGGGCCGGATCGCCGCGCTCGACACCCCCGAGGGGCTGATCGGGCGGGCCGCCGCAGCCAAGGTGATCTCCTTCGCGGCCGACACCGCGCTCGACGCGGAGGCGCTGCGGGCCCTGCCCGGAGCCGCCTCCGTCGCGACGGCGGACGGCCGGACGGTCGTCAGCGGCACGGAGGAGACCGTCGCCGCCTTCGTCTCCCTCCTCGCCCGCCGGGGCGTCACGGCCGGGCAGCTCCGGGTCGCCGACGCCACCCTCGACGACGCCTACCTCGACCTGACGGGAGCCGAACTCCGATGA
- a CDS encoding ABC transporter ATP-binding protein has protein sequence MRTLLRLWPYVRPVRARLFTAAFVAIVASCLSLVIPLVLKWLVDGPVADRDPGGVWLGALYLLLLGIAEAVLFGYRRWLVARPLSGVEARMRADLYGRLQRLPIAFHDRWASGQLLSRGTTDLMLVRMFLAFPLTFLLVNAVTILAGYVLLLAQDWSLGLVLLTPVIPLVIVCSIFEGRYGVVARRAQDQVGDLTTVVEESVLGIRIVKGFGRHRSQATAFRELSGRLRGTELVKARLLAMIWAVITFVPELAIGAALVLGTVQVADGDLSAGTLVAFLSTALALRWPVESIGFLLAMSQEAATATERYFEVMDAEEEPDTAPAAPATPTALGAKAARGATAGGPGGVRFESVSFRYPDAPADSPPVLDGIDLHIRPGETLALVGGTGSGKTTLTALVPRLHEATGGRILLDGEDIALMERERLRSLVSMAFEEPTLFSASVGENVLMGADGTAGEPELRRALGVAQADGFVERLPDGAATQVGEQGLSLSGGQRQRLALARAVVGRPRFLVLDDPLSALDVHTEARVEAALREVLRDTTALVVAHRPSTVMLADRVALLSRGRIAAVGTHHELLRSSEEYAWLMSGEMSGDTFDDMSGDMSGDGEGGDR, from the coding sequence GTGCGGACGCTGCTCCGTCTCTGGCCGTACGTGCGGCCCGTGCGGGCGCGGTTGTTCACGGCCGCGTTCGTCGCGATCGTCGCGTCCTGTCTGTCGCTCGTCATCCCGCTCGTACTGAAGTGGCTGGTCGACGGGCCGGTCGCGGACCGGGACCCGGGCGGCGTGTGGCTGGGGGCGCTCTACCTCCTGCTGCTCGGCATCGCCGAGGCGGTGCTCTTCGGCTACCGGCGATGGCTGGTGGCCCGCCCCCTGTCGGGGGTGGAGGCGAGGATGCGGGCCGATCTGTACGGCAGGCTCCAGCGGCTCCCGATCGCCTTCCACGACCGGTGGGCCTCCGGCCAGCTGCTCTCCCGGGGCACGACCGATCTCATGCTGGTCCGGATGTTCCTGGCCTTCCCGCTGACGTTCCTGCTGGTCAACGCCGTGACGATCCTCGCGGGTTACGTCCTGTTGCTCGCCCAGGACTGGTCCCTCGGGCTCGTCCTCCTCACCCCGGTCATCCCGCTCGTCATCGTCTGCTCGATCTTCGAGGGCCGGTACGGGGTGGTCGCGCGCCGCGCCCAGGACCAGGTGGGCGATCTGACGACGGTCGTCGAGGAGAGCGTCCTCGGCATCCGGATCGTCAAGGGCTTCGGCCGCCATCGCAGCCAGGCGACGGCCTTCCGCGAGCTCTCCGGCCGACTGCGCGGCACGGAACTCGTCAAGGCCCGGCTGCTCGCGATGATCTGGGCGGTCATCACCTTCGTACCGGAGCTGGCCATCGGGGCGGCCCTCGTCCTCGGCACGGTCCAGGTGGCGGACGGGGACCTGTCGGCGGGCACGCTCGTCGCGTTCCTGTCGACGGCCCTGGCGCTGCGCTGGCCGGTGGAGTCGATCGGCTTCCTGCTGGCGATGAGCCAGGAGGCGGCGACCGCGACGGAACGGTACTTCGAGGTGATGGACGCCGAGGAGGAGCCGGACACCGCCCCGGCTGCCCCGGCTACCCCGACTGCCCTGGGCGCGAAGGCCGCCCGGGGCGCGACGGCCGGCGGTCCGGGCGGCGTGCGCTTCGAGAGCGTGTCGTTCCGCTACCCGGACGCCCCGGCGGACTCCCCGCCCGTCCTCGACGGCATCGACCTGCACATCCGCCCCGGTGAGACCCTGGCCCTGGTCGGCGGCACGGGCTCCGGCAAGACCACGCTCACCGCCCTCGTACCGAGGCTGCACGAGGCGACGGGCGGCCGCATCCTCCTGGACGGCGAGGACATCGCCCTGATGGAACGGGAGCGGCTGCGGTCCCTGGTGTCGATGGCGTTCGAGGAGCCCACCCTCTTCTCCGCCAGCGTCGGGGAGAACGTCCTGATGGGCGCGGACGGAACGGCGGGCGAGCCGGAACTGCGCCGCGCCCTCGGTGTGGCGCAGGCGGACGGCTTCGTCGAGCGGCTGCCCGACGGCGCCGCGACCCAGGTCGGCGAGCAGGGCCTGAGCCTGTCCGGCGGCCAGCGCCAGCGGCTCGCCCTGGCGAGGGCGGTCGTCGGCCGCCCCCGTTTCCTGGTCCTGGACGACCCCCTGTCCGCGCTCGACGTCCACACGGAGGCCCGCGTGGAGGCGGCCCTGCGGGAGGTCCTGCGGGACACCACGGCACTCGTCGTGGCGCACCGTCCGTCGACGGTGATGCTGGCCGACCGGGTGGCGCTGCTGTCCCGGGGCCGGATCGCGGCCGTGGGCACCCATCACGAACTGCTGCGGAGCAGCGAGGAGTACGCCTGGCTGATGTCCGGCGAGATGTCCGGTGACACATTCGACGACATGTCCGGCGACATGTCCGGCGACGGCGAGGGCGGGGACCGATGA
- a CDS encoding ABC transporter ATP-binding protein translates to MTEQQTSDPFDRDDLPAPPGATGALLRSLLSTHRLRVATAALVLLVKEGAIQAGPLLVAYAIDEGVPAFRAGDHGPVLAVGLGYLLCAALSGLLQYVFVRGAARVNQDVLLDLRGRIFRHSQILSVDFHERYTSGRLISRSTTDVESLRELLSEGLQELIGVVLSFVSISAILLYLDLGIGAVAVASFLPLSFLVRVYRRRAGAVYAERSTAIAGVIVKFAETMNGIRPVRAFRRERVNNAEFATLNHRHERSNGDALLEMARYVVGSRLVANTAVAGMCLWGAYRVASGSLELGVLAAAVLYMRRLYDPIDRLGMFLNSYESAAASLAKIAGLLAQEPGVPETTDPRTLPARTGSPGREVTFDKVRFAYRTGGEVLPAFDLTIPAGQTVAVVGATGAGKSTLAKLLARFYDPTDGAVRLDGVDLRDLTTPDLRRGIVMVTQEAFLFSGTVAENIAIGRPDATREQIEDAARAIGAHDFIKGLPDGYDTDVRKRGGRISAGQRQLVAFARALLADPAVLILDEATSSLDVPGERAVQRAMDTVLAGRTAVVIAHRLSTVEVADRVLVMESGRIVEDGAPSDLVTDEGHYAGLHQAWRESLVG, encoded by the coding sequence ATGACGGAACAGCAGACCAGCGACCCCTTCGACCGCGACGACCTCCCGGCTCCCCCCGGAGCGACGGGCGCCCTGCTCCGCTCGCTCCTCTCGACCCACCGCCTGCGGGTCGCGACGGCCGCCCTGGTGCTCCTCGTCAAGGAGGGCGCGATCCAGGCCGGTCCCCTCCTCGTCGCGTACGCCATCGACGAGGGCGTCCCCGCCTTCCGTGCGGGCGACCACGGCCCCGTGCTCGCGGTGGGCCTCGGCTACCTCCTCTGCGCGGCGCTCTCGGGCCTCCTCCAGTACGTCTTCGTCCGCGGCGCCGCCCGCGTCAACCAGGACGTGCTGCTCGATCTGCGCGGCCGGATCTTCCGCCACTCGCAGATCCTCAGCGTCGACTTCCACGAGCGGTACACCTCGGGCCGGCTGATCTCCCGCTCGACCACGGACGTCGAATCCCTCCGGGAGCTCCTCTCCGAGGGCCTGCAGGAGCTGATCGGCGTCGTCCTCTCCTTCGTCTCGATCTCGGCGATCCTCCTCTACCTCGACCTGGGCATCGGCGCGGTCGCCGTGGCCTCCTTCCTCCCCCTCTCCTTCCTGGTGCGCGTCTACCGGCGACGTGCCGGAGCGGTGTACGCCGAGCGCTCCACGGCCATCGCGGGCGTGATCGTGAAGTTCGCGGAGACGATGAACGGCATCCGTCCGGTACGGGCGTTCCGCCGGGAGCGGGTCAACAACGCCGAGTTCGCGACGCTCAACCACCGGCACGAGCGCAGCAACGGCGACGCGCTCCTGGAGATGGCCCGCTATGTCGTGGGCTCGCGGCTCGTCGCGAACACGGCGGTCGCCGGTATGTGTCTCTGGGGCGCCTACCGGGTGGCCTCGGGCTCCCTGGAGCTGGGCGTCCTGGCGGCGGCGGTCCTGTACATGCGGCGCCTGTACGACCCGATCGACCGGCTGGGCATGTTCCTCAACTCGTACGAGTCGGCCGCCGCGTCCCTCGCCAAGATCGCGGGCCTGCTCGCCCAGGAACCCGGAGTCCCCGAGACGACCGACCCCCGCACGCTGCCCGCCCGCACGGGCTCCCCGGGGCGCGAGGTCACGTTCGACAAGGTCCGCTTCGCCTACCGCACCGGCGGCGAGGTCCTGCCCGCCTTCGACCTGACGATCCCCGCCGGCCAGACGGTGGCGGTGGTGGGGGCGACGGGCGCGGGCAAGTCCACCCTGGCGAAACTCCTGGCCCGCTTCTACGACCCCACGGACGGCGCGGTGCGCCTGGACGGCGTGGACCTCCGCGACCTGACCACCCCGGACCTCCGCCGGGGCATCGTCATGGTCACCCAGGAAGCGTTCCTCTTCTCGGGAACGGTCGCCGAGAACATCGCGATCGGCCGCCCGGACGCGACCCGCGAGCAGATCGAGGACGCGGCCCGCGCGATCGGGGCCCATGACTTCATCAAGGGGCTGCCGGACGGCTACGACACGGACGTACGCAAGCGGGGCGGCCGCATCTCGGCGGGCCAGCGGCAGCTGGTCGCCTTCGCGAGGGCCCTGCTCGCGGACCCGGCGGTCCTGATCCTGGACGAGGCCACCAGCTCGCTGGACGTCCCGGGCGAACGGGCGGTGCAGCGGGCCATGGACACGGTCCTGGCGGGTCGTACGGCTGTCGTCATCGCCCACCGTCTGTCCACGGTCGAGGTCGCGGACCGGGTCCTGGTGATGGAGTCGGGTCGGATCGTCGAGGACGGTGCGCCCTCGGACCTGGTCACCGATGAGGGCCACTACGCGGGGCTGCACCAGGCTTGGCGGGAGAGTCTGGTGGGGTAG